The following nucleotide sequence is from Chloracidobacterium validum.
AGCTGCGGATACTGCCGGCAAACGGCTGCCATCACCTCGGCCGCCGTCGTTGGGACGACCACCTGCACTGGGGCGACCGACGCTCCCACGAGCGCACGGCACTGACCAAACACCAAGACGTTGAGCGTGATCGGTTCAGGTGTCATGATGGTTGACGACAAAATCACCAAATGCGCTTTGAAGCAAGCCGACGGCGAGGATGGCTGCCGTTTCGGCACGAAGGATGCGCGGACCTAACTTCAGACAAACCGCGTTGTGAGCCTCGGC
It contains:
- a CDS encoding MoaD/ThiS family protein, yielding MTPEPITLNVLVFGQCRALVGASVAPVQVVVPTTAAEVMAAVCRQYPQLAPLRGSLLVAVNEEYASAETPVKPGDDVAVFPPIAGG